CACACCCCCCTGCCCGGGTTCCGCACGGCCGGAAAACCGGGACAGTGCCACGGGCACCCGCTGGCCATCGATCTCGGCGGTGGCATCCACGCCCGCACCGGCGGCGGCAAGCCGCATCGGGCCCAGGGCGTGTCGGGGCACCGTGGCGCGGACCTCCAGCGCGGACACGTCATACAACTGCAGCAACGGCTCCCCCGGGGCCACCCGGTCCCCCGGCGCCACCAGCACCTCGGCGACTCGCGCATCGAAGGGAGCCCGCACCGTGGTGCGCGCCAGATCCAGGCTCGTACGGTCCCGCAGCGCGCGGGCGCGCTCCAGGCGGGCATCCAGTTGCTCCAGCCGCTGTCCGGCGGTGTTCACGGCGAAACGGCGCTGCGCCACAGCCAGCCGCTGTCGGGTCCGCTCCTGCTGCGCGCGGTCCAGGTCCTGGGGTGAGGCGAACTGATCCCGGGACAGGTCTTCCAGCCGATCCACTTCCCGGTCGAACAGCGTCAGCAGCTCTTCCTCCCAAGCCAGTTCCTGGCGGTCCATTTCAATCCGTTGTTCCTCCACCCGACGCTGGGAGCGCAGTTCCGCCACGTCGGCCTCCCGCTCCTCCAGAGCCAGTCGTTGCTCCTCATCGTCCAGGTGCACCAGTGCATCGCCCAGGGCAGCGATATCGCCCTCACGGACCGGAACAGCAGACACATCGGCGTTAACCGCGGCAGTGAGCGTGGCGCTGGCCGGCGATTCGAGAAACCCCTGGAGCCGCAGTACCGGACGATGGGCAGCGACCTCCACGTGCACCGTGGTTACCGGCCAGGCCTGCTCCTGCGCCGGTTCCGCCGGCACCTCCGGTCGCGTCGCCACCAGCAGCGCCGTCACCGCCGCTGCCACACCCAGAATGACGACCGGCAACAGCCACCGCAGCACCGTTCTCACCCGGCTCATCCCTCCCTCCTGTGGGTCATTGTCAATCGCTCGGTATGGGCAGCGACAATCTACCCGAATACGACGGTTTCAGGGTCATTTCGTCGGCAGATTCTTTCCGCAGGGCAGGAGAATCGGGGGTTGCCGTTTGACCACACCCGTACGATGAACCAAAGTAATAAAGGGTGTCGAGCCAGAAACCATTCAAAGTATCCTCGAAATGCGACGCCGGGCACTGATGTGGATCAAACCCTTCCGTCGTCCGTTTACAACAACTCATTCGGGAGAAAGTCGTGACTGATCAGAATCAGAACCCTGACGACGACAACCCGGTCGTGGAGACAGACTACGAAGTCGGACAGGACAACGTCCGACCACTGGGGCTGGAACTCCACAATCCGGTGTTCTTCATTACCGCGGTGGGCATCATCCTCGCAGTGGCCTTCGCCATGATCTTCCCGGACACGGCGGAGGAAGGGCTGTCCGGCCTGCGACTGTGGCTGGAAAGCACCTTCGACTGGGTCTACATGGGTGCCGCCAATCTGTTCGTGATCTTCTGCCTGATCCTCATGTTGTCACCCATGGGCCGAATTCGCCTTGGCGGTCCACAGGCCGTACCGGAGTTTTCCTACGGCGCGTGGTTCGGCATGCTGTTTGCCGCCGGCATGGGTATCGGCCTGATGTTCTTCGGCGTTCTCGAGCCCTTCTTCCACTTCTTCAACCCCCCGTTCGGGCTTGATGGTGGCGGCGAGGAAGGCATGCGCGGCACAGCCATGGCCGCGACGATCTTCCACTGGGGCCTGCATCCCTGGGCGATCTACGGCGTGGTGGCCGTGTCGCTGGCCTTCTTCAGCTTCAACTACGGCCTGCCACTCACCATTCGCTCGGCGTTCTTCCCGCTGCTGGGTGATCGGGTGTGGGGCTGGTTCGGCCACGTTATCGACATTCTGGCCGTGTTCGCCACCATGTTCGGCCTGGCCACCTCGTTGGGACTGGGCGCAGAGCAAGCGGCTGCAGGCATGTCCGCCGTCTGGGGTGTTCCGGCCGGCCTGGGCACGACGGTAACGCTGATCGCGGTCATCACCGGCATCGCTCTGATCTCCATCCTGTTGGGGATTCACGGTGGGGTGAAGCGGCTCAGTGCGCTGAACATGATCATGTTCGCCCTGCTGGGCGCCTTCGTGCTGATCGCTGGGTCCACCGTGAGCATCCTGACCAACAGCGTTGCCAGCATCGGGCAATACCTCGCGCAAGTGGTGCCGCTGAGTAATCCGTTCGGCCGGGAAGACGAAGGCTTCATGCATGGCTGGACCGTCTTCTACTGGGCCTGGTGGATCTCCTGGGCGCCCTTCGTCGGCATGTTCATCGCCCGGGTCTCCTATGGCCGCACCGTCCGGGAGTTCATCCTCTGCGTGCTTATCGTGCCGGTGATCGCCACCGTTGTGTGGATGAACATCATGGGCGGCTACGCCATCGAGCAGTACCTCAGCGACGGCTTCGAAGGGGTGTACCAGTACGTGGTGGACTCCTATGACGACACCATGGTGCTGTTCGGCTTCCTGGAGGGGCTGCCGTTCACGTTCCTGACGTCGTCGGTTGCGATCCTGCTGGTGGTCATCTTCTTCGTGACCTCCTCGGACTCCGGCTCGCTGGTGATCGACACCATCAGTGCCGGCGGCAAGACCGATGCGCCGGTGGTGCAGCGGTCCTTCTGGGCCATCTTCGAAGGTCTGGTCGCCATCGCCCTGCTGGTCACCGGCGGTATTGCCGCACTGCAGGCGGGGGCCATCGCGCTAGGCTTCCCGTTCGCCATCGTGCTGCTGATCATGGCCGGATGCACGCTGGTCGCCATGTGGAAGGAGGCGCCGAACTACAAGCCTGCGAAGGCCTGAAGCACGGCACTCCAATGTCCCTGAAAAGCCCCGCTCCCGCGGGGCTTTTTTTGTGTTAGGTTCCGGCAAACATCGTGTGAATCCAGGGGACGGGAATGGCGGAAACCGGTAAGGCTGCGTCTGATCACCAGCGCATCGCGGAGTCCCGCATGTGGCACACGCTGGACCCACAGACGGTGGACGCCATGCTGGCGGCCGGAGAAGAAATGCGCCTGGAAGCCGGCCGGTTCCTGTTCCGCGCCGGGAATCCCTACCGCAAGCACATCTACATTCACCTAGAAGGCACCCTGGAGCAGACGGCGGCCAGCGGTGACCACCGTGAGGCGCAACCAGGAGATGTGATTGGCCTGGCCAGCTACCTGGACGGCGACAACTACCGGTCCACGGCCCAGGCACTGACCGATTGCCGGCTGCTGGCACTGGCGGGTGCAACCGTCCAGCGGCTGGAACAGGAATCCCCGTTCTTCTTCGAGGCCATTAACCGTGCCCTGGCGGCCAGGATGCGCAAGGCGCGCCAGGTCCGTGAGACCGTGCGTGGCACGCTGGCACGGCCGGTGCGCCAGTTCATGATCAGCGGACTGCCCTGCTGCCGCCGACAGGACACCATTGCTCAGGCATCCCGCCTGCTGGCCGAGCGGGATGTAGGCAGCCTCGGCCTGCTGGACGACAGCGGCCGGTTGATCGGGCTGATCACCCCCATGACCCTGCTTCTGGCACTGGCCAGCGAGCAGACCGTGCCGTCCGATGCCCTGGAGTCGGTGACCGCCGACGAGGCCCTTGCCGTGACCCCGGACACGCCGCTGTGGCAGGTGGAGGAAATTTTCCGCCGCCACCGGGTGAAAGACGTCGCCGTGGTGGACAGCCAGGAAGCGCCCGTCGGCATCATGTCCGAGACGGCGATGATCCAGGCGCTGTCCCACCCCCCCCAGACGCTGGACAGCGAGATCCGTGACGCCCCTGACGTCGATACGCTGGTCCGTCTGCGCCGCAAGATCCCCATCGCTGCGGGGGCCGTACACGCGAGCCACCGTAGCGTGGGCACCGCCGTGCGCGCCCTCACCGAAATGCATCTGGCACTCCAGCACCGGCTGGTGGAACTGATACTGAGCGCCATGGACCGTGAAGGCCTGGGCCGGCCTCCGGCGCGTTTCGCCGTCATCGTCATGGGCTCCGGCGGCCGCGGTGAAATGCTGCTGCGCCCGGACCAGGACAACGGGCTGATCATCGACGACCGCGTCACCGAGGCGGGGATGGAGTGGTTCCGGGAGTTTTCCGAACGCCTGAACCCGGGGCTGGATGAAATCGGTTATCGGCTGTGCCCGGGCAACGTCATGGCGCGCAACCCGGAGTATCGCTGCACTCTGGGTGAGTGGCAGGCCAAACTGTCCCGCCTGGTGGACAACCCCGGCCGCAAGGAGGCCCGCGCCGCCAATATCGTGCTGGATTTCGCCACCCTGTACGGCGACGACACGTTGACCGCCCGCCTGCGCGGCCATCTGAACCGGCGCCTGGAGGACGGCAGCGGCAAGATGCTGTTCCGCATGATGGTCAGCGACGACGCCAAGATCTCCCAACCCCTGGGGTTTTTCAACCGTCTGGTCACTACGCCGCACAAGGGCAGTCAGGTCATTGACCTGAAGCGCACCGGCTTACGCATCATCGTCGACGCCATGCGCGTCTTTGCACTGCGGGAAGGGATCAGCCGCTGCAAGACCATGGAGCGGATTGCTGCGCTACGGCGACTGGGGGTGTTCGACGCCGACTTCAGCGAGAGCATGCGCATCGCCTTCGAGGAACTCCAGGATCTGCTGTTTACCCATCAGCTGGACCAGGTCGAACGCGGTGAGACGCCGGATCCGCTGGTGCGCATGGAACGGCTGTCCAGCCATGACAAGGAGCGCTTGCGCGTCTCCCTGCGTGCCTGCCGGCGCATGCGCGAGCGATTGCAGTACGCCTTCGGCGTGGTGATGAGCTGACACCATGTCCTTCCGGCAGCTGAGCAAGGAACTCCGGGAAGTTCGTGAGCACCTGGGGGCCGCTCTCCGGCGACGGCTGGGTGCGCCCCTGACGGAGCGCCGGGCACGCCTGTTCCAGCGCTGCCGCGATTTTGATCCCTCTCCCCTACTGGCCACGCCCGTGAACCAGACGCGGATCATCGTCCTCGACACGGAAACCACCGGCCTGCAGCCCTACGCCGGAGACGCGCTGGTGGAGATCGCGATGCTGGAGTACTGCGGACTCGAGTTCACCGGTCAAGAACTGTGTTCGCTGATCCACCCCGGTCGGCACATCCCGACCGCGAGCACCGTCATTCACGGTCTCACGGACATGGACGTGGTTGATGCCCCGTCGCTGGAGCGCATCCTCGACGATATCCTGGAGTTCCTCGACGGTGCCCTGATCGTGGGTCACCATGTCGGCTTCGATCTGCGCTTTCTCAACCGCGCCGCTCTGCGCCACGTGCACTGCCGTCTTCCCAACCCGGCCCTGAACACCATGACGCTCTTCCAGATCTGGACCGGCCGCAGAGGTCTGTTCGGGCTCGACGAAGTGGCCCGGACCTGCGGCGTGCCCATACACGAGCGCCACAACGCGCGTGCTGACGCGGTGGTCTGCGGTGAAGTCTTCCGGCGCCTGGCCACGGAGCTGACCGGGGCGGATGCCACCGTGGGCGATCTGCTTGCGCTCAGCCCGCCTGATCCGGAATATGGCCCCGACTACAGTCGACCGCTGGAACGACCTGGCGCCGGAACGGCTCCAACCCGGGCCCGTGACTAGAAAGGAGACATGACACCGTGCGCAGGACCCTGCTTGTCGCCGAGGGCACCTTCAAGCGCCCCCTGCTCGAGATCTGTATCACCGCCCTGGGTATGAGCATGACCCTGCTGGTGGGCTTCTTCATCCTCAACCTCGGCCTGCCCGGGTGGCTGACGTTGGTGCTGATTGTCGCGCTGCTGGTGGGTGTTGCCCTGCTGAAGGGGCGTTACAGTGGCCCCCGGGAATTTCGGATCGAACGCCCCGCCGACAGCCCGACGCTGCAGCTCACCGGGCGCTTCGACGACGGTGAACTGCCGGTGAAGTCGCCGCAGCAACTCCTTGGTGTGGTGCACGACGATGATGCCCTGGTATTCCACACCCGGACCGCCGACGGTCGTCTGAAGGATTTCCGCATCGGGCGACCGGCCTTTTCCCGGGCGGGCATGGACACACTGATCAGCCTGACCGGCGAATTCCCCGACGTTCCCCAGGAGAGCCTGGAGCAGCGCTACAAGGACGGCAGGGATGGCATCAAGGCGTACCCCGCGCGCAACCTGCTGCTGCTACGCTATGCACAGTCGCCAAATTACATGACACTGACCTGGGGTACCGCTTTCGTCGTGCTGATTGTCTGGATACTGGTTCTCGGCGCAGTGGTCGGGGCGTGAGCATGTACATCGCGCGCCACCAACCTCTCCGGGATTGACTCAAATCAACCCCACCGATGAGCAGGTCACGTACGGTGGTGCAATACAGTGGAAGGAGGCCCATCATGATCAAGAAAATTCTCGTCGCGGTCGACGGCTCCAAGCACTCCGACAAGGCGGTGGACATGGCTTCGCAGATCGCCCAGCGTCTCGGAGCGGACATGGTCATCGCTCACAGTCTGATCCACGGGCCGGTGCCGCAGGAGCTCCGCAAGCTCTCCACGGAGAAGATCCCGGAACTGCCGCCCATGAGCATGGGGGGTGCATCCGTGGACTATCAGGTGCCGCGGGCCGCACTGGAGAGTATTGCCGAAGCGCTGCTCAAGAACGCCTCCGAGCGTGCCCGGGCCACCGGGGTGGCCAACGTGGAGACGCAGTGGGACGACGGTGACCCCGCCCAGGTGCTGGTTCGAATGGCCGAGCAGCAGGGGGCCGACCTGATCGTCATGGGCTCCCGCGGCCTGGGCGACTTCAAGGGCCTGCTGATGGGCAGCGTCTCGCACAAGGTGCAGAACCTGTTTGACGGCAGCGTGCTGACCGTCAAGTAAACCACGCCCCCAGCGCTCCCGGGGCCCCACCCCGGGAGCGCTTTCCTGCCTACCCCTCGCTGCTGCGGTGCCCCGCCCCGGTGGCCGCGAACCGCAAACCGTGACGCTTTTCACACCCGGCATCCTCAAGCTCCCGTGTATCCGGTCGACACAGTCTGTAGACCCGACAGGATCAAACAGGCGTTCCACACAGGGATTGCGGCAGGAGAAGCGGCATGCAGTCAGGATCAACCACGCAGGACAGCCGGCGACTGGGCTTCGGCGCGCGGCTCACTGTCATGATCGCCTCGCTGGTGCTGGGCTCCGTCGCCCTGATCACCAGCATCGTGTATGTCCAGTATCGCAATGCAGAAATCGATTCCGTCCTGCGCCTGCTGGAGGGCAGCACCGAGGCCAACGCCCAGGCATTCGACGACTGGCTGGGGGCGCGCCAGGACGAGATGCGTTATCTGGCTTCCCTGCAACCCGCCGCCGAAATGGAGCCGGACGCCCTGGAGCATCTGCTGGAACGCATTGCTGCGAGTCAGGGCCACTATGACACCATCTTCGTGGTGGATCCGGACGGCAACGGCGTGGTGGGCGTGGACGACAACGGCGAGATCATGTCCCGGGGCGACGCCAACGACTTCCAGGTCCCTGATCGTGCCTGGTTCCAGGCTGCCATTGGTGGTGATCAGGTGTTCTCGGAACCCGTCGTCTCCAGGGCCACCCGCAACCGGGTCAGCACCGTCGCCGTTCCCATCCGGCGCAACGGTGACATCGTCGGCGTCATGCGCGGCGCGGTGGACCTGGATGCCGTGGTGGAGCAGGTCCGCGCCATGGCCGACGATGCCAGTTTCGAGATTTTCCTCGTCGACGGTGATGGCAACGCCGTCACCGATGCGCCCTCGCTGGAGGGTGCCGGCGCTGGGGTGGCCAGCCAGGCCGGCAGCGCGGTCGCTGCCGGAGAGGACGGCGTCGGCCGTTACAGCAACGCCGCCGGGAATGCCGTGGTGGGCAGCTATTCCATGATCCCCCTGATCGGCTGGGGCCTGGTGATGGAGCAGGACGAGTCCACCGCCCTGGCCGAGGTTCAGCGCATTTTCTGGATCCTCCTGGCCCTGGCCAGCGCCATTCTGGTGGTCGCCATCGGCGCCAGCCTGGGCGTGGTCCGGTCGGTGACCCGCACCCTGGGTGGTGACCCCAACTACGCCGCCGATGCAGTACGCCGGGTGGCCGATGGTGACATGACCACGGAAATTCACCTGCGCCAGGGTGACAAGGACAGTCTGCTGGCCTCCATCGCTACCATGCAGGCCAACCTGCACCGGATGCTCAACGACATGAAGAGCCATGCGGACGAGGTGGCATCGGCGGCCACCGAGCTCACCCAGATCAACCAGGAGACCGACGCCGGCATCCAGCGGCAGCGGGATCAGGTCTCCAGTGCGGCCACCGCCATGAACGAAATGACCGCCACGGTGGAGGAGGTCGCCCGTAACGGTCAGTCCGCCGCCGATGGCGCCCAGCAGGCCACCAACGAAGCCAACGACGGCAAGCAGGTGGTGACGGCGACGGTACAGTCCATGGAGACGTTGTCGACGCAGATCAGCGACGCCTCCGACGCCATGAGTGCCTTGAAGCGGGACAGTGACAATATCGGCACGGTGCTGCAGGTCATCCAGGGCGTTGCCGAGCAGACCAACCTGCTGGCGCTGAATGCGGCCATTGAGGCGGCACGCGCCGGAGAACAGGGGCGCGGGTTCGCCGTGGTAGCCGACGAAGTGCGGACCCTGGCCAACCGCACCAAGGAATCCACCAGCGAAATCCAGACCATGATCGAGCAATTGCAGAGCGGCGCCGAGCGGGCTGAACAGGCCATGGTGCAGAGCCGCGAACAGACCACGCAAAGCGCCGAGCAGGCAGAGAAGGCCGGTCACTCGCTGGGGCAGATCACGGAATCAGTGACCAGCATCAACGACATGATCCAGCAGATCGCCAGCGCCGCGGAGCAGCAAAGCGCCACCGCCCGGGAGATCAACGAGAACATCCATGCCATCACGGAAGTGGCCGACGGCAGCGCCCGCAGCGTGGTCCAGTCCCGCGAGGCCAGTGACTCTCTGGCGGAGCTGGCGGAGAAACTGCGGCAGATGACCCACCAGTTCCGGTTGTAGCTAGTGTCCTTTAACCCGAGTTCATCGCATTTTGCCTGTCCTCTGGTCGGCTGAGGCAAGGCCATCGGTCCGAAGGCGTAGCGCCACTACGGCGAGGACCGATAACGCCGGCTCAGCCGACCAGAGGCAGGCCCTGCGGGAGCGGCTGTGCCGTGGGCGCGGGCCCCCGGCAAGGCCGGCATTCAGCCCCAGCCCTTCTCGCGCTTCAGGGTCAGTGGCCCCCCCGTGTAGGCGGGAAAGCCCGACCCGAACAGGGCACCGACGTCCACCAGATCGGCATCCGCAACCACCCCTTCGTCCAGACAGCGTTGCGCTTCCCGCACGATGGGCACCACCAGATCCTCGGCAATGCCCTGCATGGCGTGGTTGCCAGGCGGCACGCTGGCGGTGACGCGACGACCGCGCTTCCAGTCGTGGAACCCCTGGCCCGTGCTCAGCCCGAGCTGGCCAGCCTCCACCCGCTCACGGAGCTGTTCGGGAACGGGATAGCCGAGCCGCTCGGCAAGATGCAGGCAGACATCCAGACCCACGGAGTCGGCCATCTCCAGCGGGCCAATGGGCATGCCGAAGCGCAGCGCCGCTGTATCGATGATTTCCCGACGCGCACGCTCGTACATCTCGGCACCCTTGAGCATGTAGGGGAGTTGCAGACGGTTGATCAGAAATCCGGGCTTGCTGCGCACCGGCAGCGGCAACTTGTCCATGGCCAGGCCCACCACCTGGCCGCTGGCCACCGCCCGGTCGCTGCTGTCCGCGCCGGCCACGATTTCCACTACGGGCATACGCTCCACGGGACGGAAGAAATGCATCCCGATGAGCCGTTCGGGACGTGTCATGTCCGCCGCCAGTTCCTCGATCAGCAGCGTCGAGGTGGTGCTGGCAATCACCGCCTCGTCCGGCACCGCCTCCTCCAGGCTGGCATAGAGCGTTTTCTTCGCGGCCGGATCCTCCTGGATGGCTTCGACGATGAACTCCGCCTGACCCAGCCCCTCTGCCTCGGTGGTCGTGCTCAGCCGCGCGCGCGCCGCCTCCAGCGCGTCACCCTCGCCCAGACGCTGGCGCCACAATGCCTCCGCGCGACGATCAACCCGCTGGAGCGCATTCTCGTCGGCATCCACCAGCGTCACCTCCCGCCCGTGCAGTGCCAGCAGGACCGCAACGCCGGCGCCGATCTCGCCGGCCCCGAACACGTGGACACTCCCGGGAAACGGCACCTGCTGCCCGCGCGCATCCCGCCGCAATCGGTCCTGCAGCAGATAGGTCCGGACCAGATTCAGCGCCCCGGGCTCACTGATCAGCCGCAACAGCGACTCCCGTTCCGCCTTGAGCCGCCGGGTCAGGCCGCCGCCGCCATGATCCCGCCACAGGCGCAGCATGGCATAGGTCGCCGGGAAATTCTCGATGCTGGCCTCGCCGCGCCGCATCTGACTGTCGCGGATCTGGTAGATCAACCAGCGCATGGGCGCCCACAGCAGCGAGCGCGTCCAGATGCCGGGGTAGTGGCGGCCGGGATCGCGCCGCAGGAGTTCGCGCGCCGCATTCCGTAGTTCCTCCATGGGGGCAACGCGGTCGACCAGGCCCAGCTTGAGCGCCCTGGCCGCGTCCACGGATGCTCCGCTGGTGAGCATGTTCAGCGCCTGCCATGCGCCGATCAGCACCGGCAGACGGGCCGTCGCACCATGGCACGGGTGCAGCCCGAGCTTCACGTCCGGCAGGCCGAGTGCCGTATTGGTGCCGGCCTCGGCGACCCTGTAGCGGCACGCCAGGGCGAGCTCCAGGCCGCTGCCCAGGCAGTGGCCGTGAATCAGGGCCACTGTGGGCACCGGCAGGGACGCGATGCGCCCCATCACCGAATGCCCCCACTGCATGAGGCTGTCCACATGCTCCAGGTCGTCCATGACCTCCAGTTCGTCGTTGCTCGCGCCGGCAACAAACCCCGCCTGCTTGGCCGACAGAATGACGAGCCCCTTCAGCCCGTCCCGCGCCTCCAGTTCCTCCACGGCGTGGGTCAGGTCGCGCAGCACCCGCATGGGCACGGTGTTGGTGGAGGCGTCGGCGCAGTCCAGGTAGAGCCAGGCCACGCCTTCCTCGTCGTATTCCAGACGGCAATTGACACCGTTGTGTTCGGCCAATGGTCTCCCCCCGTTTCCGCGCCAGTCAGGGCATCATCCTAACCGCGCCGCGGGCCCGCCGGCGAATCCGGACGCCCGCCACGGGCCCGGGAGTTGACGTCAACGCCCGCGCATACCCACTATTCCGTAACCAGAGAGAGCCGGCCCGGGGAGCCCCATGCGCAGATTCGTGCTCGACACCAGTGTGTTCACCAACCCCCATGTGGCCAATCAGTTCGGCGACACCCACGTGGAGACCCTGCGCACCTTCCTGGGGATTGCGCGGCGCTGCCCGGCGGAGTTCTACATGCCGCTGTCGGTGTACGAGGAATTCCGCACCATGCGGGATCTGGAGCCGGACCTCGCCGGTGACCTGGAGACGGAGATCTGGGTGCGATCACCCCGGCGTTTCACCCTGACCATTCCCAGCGAAGTGCTCTACGAGTTCATCGACGAGGTGCGCGGGCGCATCGATCGCGGGCTGCGCATTGCCGAGGAGCACACCAAGCGTGCCGGCGCCTCGGCGGACATGCCGCCGGAACTGATCACGCACCTGCGCGAGCGCTTCCGTGAGGCCATGCGCAAGGGGCTGGTGGATTCCCGGGAGGACGTGGACGCCGTGCTCCTGGCCATGGAGCTGGACGCCGAGCTGGCCAGCGCCGATGAAGGCATGCGCAAGCTCGGCAACCGCATGGGCGTCAAGCTGGTGACCGCCAATTACCTGCGGCGGGTGATGGAGAATCTGG
The DNA window shown above is from Aquisalimonas sp. 2447 and carries:
- a CDS encoding efflux RND transporter periplasmic adaptor subunit codes for the protein MSRVRTVLRWLLPVVILGVAAAVTALLVATRPEVPAEPAQEQAWPVTTVHVEVAAHRPVLRLQGFLESPASATLTAAVNADVSAVPVREGDIAALGDALVHLDDEEQRLALEEREADVAELRSQRRVEEQRIEMDRQELAWEEELLTLFDREVDRLEDLSRDQFASPQDLDRAQQERTRQRLAVAQRRFAVNTAGQRLEQLDARLERARALRDRTSLDLARTTVRAPFDARVAEVLVAPGDRVAPGEPLLQLYDVSALEVRATVPRHALGPMRLAAAGAGVDATAEIDGQRVPVALSRFSGRAEPGQGGVDALFGVTSRGDELVLGRFASLEVLLPPEPDSMLLPFEALYDAGRVYRVEDGRMQAVDVQRLGQASLPDGERGVLVRAPGLSAGDRVVSTQIPQAMDGVRVQVMEQ
- a CDS encoding BCCT family transporter, coding for MTDQNQNPDDDNPVVETDYEVGQDNVRPLGLELHNPVFFITAVGIILAVAFAMIFPDTAEEGLSGLRLWLESTFDWVYMGAANLFVIFCLILMLSPMGRIRLGGPQAVPEFSYGAWFGMLFAAGMGIGLMFFGVLEPFFHFFNPPFGLDGGGEEGMRGTAMAATIFHWGLHPWAIYGVVAVSLAFFSFNYGLPLTIRSAFFPLLGDRVWGWFGHVIDILAVFATMFGLATSLGLGAEQAAAGMSAVWGVPAGLGTTVTLIAVITGIALISILLGIHGGVKRLSALNMIMFALLGAFVLIAGSTVSILTNSVASIGQYLAQVVPLSNPFGREDEGFMHGWTVFYWAWWISWAPFVGMFIARVSYGRTVREFILCVLIVPVIATVVWMNIMGGYAIEQYLSDGFEGVYQYVVDSYDDTMVLFGFLEGLPFTFLTSSVAILLVVIFFVTSSDSGSLVIDTISAGGKTDAPVVQRSFWAIFEGLVAIALLVTGGIAALQAGAIALGFPFAIVLLIMAGCTLVAMWKEAPNYKPAKA
- a CDS encoding DUF294 nucleotidyltransferase-like domain-containing protein; the protein is MAETGKAASDHQRIAESRMWHTLDPQTVDAMLAAGEEMRLEAGRFLFRAGNPYRKHIYIHLEGTLEQTAASGDHREAQPGDVIGLASYLDGDNYRSTAQALTDCRLLALAGATVQRLEQESPFFFEAINRALAARMRKARQVRETVRGTLARPVRQFMISGLPCCRRQDTIAQASRLLAERDVGSLGLLDDSGRLIGLITPMTLLLALASEQTVPSDALESVTADEALAVTPDTPLWQVEEIFRRHRVKDVAVVDSQEAPVGIMSETAMIQALSHPPQTLDSEIRDAPDVDTLVRLRRKIPIAAGAVHASHRSVGTAVRALTEMHLALQHRLVELILSAMDREGLGRPPARFAVIVMGSGGRGEMLLRPDQDNGLIIDDRVTEAGMEWFREFSERLNPGLDEIGYRLCPGNVMARNPEYRCTLGEWQAKLSRLVDNPGRKEARAANIVLDFATLYGDDTLTARLRGHLNRRLEDGSGKMLFRMMVSDDAKISQPLGFFNRLVTTPHKGSQVIDLKRTGLRIIVDAMRVFALREGISRCKTMERIAALRRLGVFDADFSESMRIAFEELQDLLFTHQLDQVERGETPDPLVRMERLSSHDKERLRVSLRACRRMRERLQYAFGVVMS
- a CDS encoding PolC-type DNA polymerase III, whose product is MSFRQLSKELREVREHLGAALRRRLGAPLTERRARLFQRCRDFDPSPLLATPVNQTRIIVLDTETTGLQPYAGDALVEIAMLEYCGLEFTGQELCSLIHPGRHIPTASTVIHGLTDMDVVDAPSLERILDDILEFLDGALIVGHHVGFDLRFLNRAALRHVHCRLPNPALNTMTLFQIWTGRRGLFGLDEVARTCGVPIHERHNARADAVVCGEVFRRLATELTGADATVGDLLALSPPDPEYGPDYSRPLERPGAGTAPTRARD
- a CDS encoding universal stress protein; the protein is MIKKILVAVDGSKHSDKAVDMASQIAQRLGADMVIAHSLIHGPVPQELRKLSTEKIPELPPMSMGGASVDYQVPRAALESIAEALLKNASERARATGVANVETQWDDGDPAQVLVRMAEQQGADLIVMGSRGLGDFKGLLMGSVSHKVQNLFDGSVLTVK
- a CDS encoding methyl-accepting chemotaxis protein — protein: MQSGSTTQDSRRLGFGARLTVMIASLVLGSVALITSIVYVQYRNAEIDSVLRLLEGSTEANAQAFDDWLGARQDEMRYLASLQPAAEMEPDALEHLLERIAASQGHYDTIFVVDPDGNGVVGVDDNGEIMSRGDANDFQVPDRAWFQAAIGGDQVFSEPVVSRATRNRVSTVAVPIRRNGDIVGVMRGAVDLDAVVEQVRAMADDASFEIFLVDGDGNAVTDAPSLEGAGAGVASQAGSAVAAGEDGVGRYSNAAGNAVVGSYSMIPLIGWGLVMEQDESTALAEVQRIFWILLALASAILVVAIGASLGVVRSVTRTLGGDPNYAADAVRRVADGDMTTEIHLRQGDKDSLLASIATMQANLHRMLNDMKSHADEVASAATELTQINQETDAGIQRQRDQVSSAATAMNEMTATVEEVARNGQSAADGAQQATNEANDGKQVVTATVQSMETLSTQISDASDAMSALKRDSDNIGTVLQVIQGVAEQTNLLALNAAIEAARAGEQGRGFAVVADEVRTLANRTKESTSEIQTMIEQLQSGAERAEQAMVQSREQTTQSAEQAEKAGHSLGQITESVTSINDMIQQIASAAEQQSATAREINENIHAITEVADGSARSVVQSREASDSLAELAEKLRQMTHQFRL
- a CDS encoding 3-hydroxyacyl-CoA dehydrogenase NAD-binding domain-containing protein; the encoded protein is MAEHNGVNCRLEYDEEGVAWLYLDCADASTNTVPMRVLRDLTHAVEELEARDGLKGLVILSAKQAGFVAGASNDELEVMDDLEHVDSLMQWGHSVMGRIASLPVPTVALIHGHCLGSGLELALACRYRVAEAGTNTALGLPDVKLGLHPCHGATARLPVLIGAWQALNMLTSGASVDAARALKLGLVDRVAPMEELRNAARELLRRDPGRHYPGIWTRSLLWAPMRWLIYQIRDSQMRRGEASIENFPATYAMLRLWRDHGGGGLTRRLKAERESLLRLISEPGALNLVRTYLLQDRLRRDARGQQVPFPGSVHVFGAGEIGAGVAVLLALHGREVTLVDADENALQRVDRRAEALWRQRLGEGDALEAARARLSTTTEAEGLGQAEFIVEAIQEDPAAKKTLYASLEEAVPDEAVIASTTSTLLIEELAADMTRPERLIGMHFFRPVERMPVVEIVAGADSSDRAVASGQVVGLAMDKLPLPVRSKPGFLINRLQLPYMLKGAEMYERARREIIDTAALRFGMPIGPLEMADSVGLDVCLHLAERLGYPVPEQLRERVEAGQLGLSTGQGFHDWKRGRRVTASVPPGNHAMQGIAEDLVVPIVREAQRCLDEGVVADADLVDVGALFGSGFPAYTGGPLTLKREKGWG
- a CDS encoding RNA ligase partner protein, with the translated sequence MRRFVLDTSVFTNPHVANQFGDTHVETLRTFLGIARRCPAEFYMPLSVYEEFRTMRDLEPDLAGDLETEIWVRSPRRFTLTIPSEVLYEFIDEVRGRIDRGLRIAEEHTKRAGASADMPPELITHLRERFREAMRKGLVDSREDVDAVLLAMELDAELASADEGMRKLGNRMGVKLVTANYLRRVMENLAGDHG